The stretch of DNA CAGGGTTGTGCCGGCCTCGGATTCTGGGCGTGCATTGCCCCAACCCCCGCCGCAAGCAGTAGGACCAGGACCATTCGCTGGAGCATGCGGAGACTATAATTCAAGACCGCTGATGAGTTCGTCCCGCACCGCCCTCGCCGTTGCTGCTCTGACGGCGCTCACCGCCGCGTGCGGCAAGCCCACGCCAGCGCCCGTCGCGGTGACGTTCAACAAGGACATCGCGCCGATTGTGTTTGCGAACTGCGCCTCCTGCCATCGTCCGGGCGGGGTTGCGCCGTTTTCACTGTTGACGCATGCGGAGGTTGCGGAGCACGCCGATGCGATCGCGAAAGCCACCCGCGAAGGGCATATGCCACCGTGGCTGCCCGCGCCTGGGCAGTATCCGATCGTTGGTGACCGGCGGCTGCGGCCGGAGCAGATTGATGTCATTCAGCGCTGGGCCAAAGAGGGTGCGGTCGAAGGGAACGCCGCAGATCGGCCCGCCACTCCGTCTTTTCCTGACGGGTGGGAGCTGGGAACGCCAGACGTGATCCTGACCACGGACAAGCCGTACACCGTGCGCGCCGGAGCCGATGACGTGTATCGCAATCTGGTGTTTCGGACGCCGTTGACCGACGGCGTGTTCGTGCGTGCGGTGGAGTTCAAGACGAACGGCGCACCCGTGCATCACGCCGTGATTCGTGTCGATCGCACATCGGCATCGCGGCGTCGTGACGGCACCGATGGGCAGCCGGGGTTCGACGGCATGGCGCTCAGCGTGCTTGACCCAGACGGGCAATTCATCGGCTGGGCGCCGGGCCGCGGGCCTATCGTGTCGCCCACCACGATGCCCTGGCGGCTGGAGCGCGGCGCCGACGTGGTGGTGGAGTTGCACGTCATCAAGACCGACACGGGCTCCACGTTGCAGCCCACAGTCGGCCTGTTCCTGACCACGACGCCGCCGGTGCAGCGGCCGGTGACGGTGCGGTTGGGATCAAAAGCGATCGACATCCCCGCGGGCCAAAGCGACTACCTCGTCACCGACACGTATGAGCTGCCTGTGGCCGTGGACCTGCTAAGTGTCTACCCGCACGCACATTTCCTTGGCAAAGAGATGCGCGCCTTCGCGACGTTGCCGGACGGCTCCGTCAAGTCGCTGCTTCACATTGAGCACTGGGATTTTCACTGGCAGCAAGACTATCGGTACGCATCACCCATTTCGCTGCCGCGAGGCACGAAGGTGAGCATGCGGTACACCTTCGACAATTCGGCCGCGAATAAACACAACCCCAACACCCCCCCCAAACGGGTGCAAGCCGGACCGAAGGCCACCGACGAAATGGCGGAACTCGGGCTGCAGCTGCTGACGCAGTCTCCCGCTGATGCATTGAGGCTCGTCCAGGAATTTGATGCGAGGTACAAGCTGGCGAACGTCGCACTGGGTGAGATTCGCGTGCGCGCCGAACCCGACAATACCGAGTACGTCGGCTTTCTGGGAGGCGCCTACGTGGAGGTGCAACGGTTCGCCGAAGGCATCGAGCGGCTCGAGAAGGCGATTCGGCTGGGCGACCGCACCTCGGGCACGCGGAACTATCTGGGCGCGGCGATGATGGCGCAGGGCCAGGCTGCCGCTGCAGTTGAGCACTTCCGCCGGGCCGCCGCACTCGCGCCCAGCGACGAGGTGATGCACTACAACCTCGGAACGGCGCTCAGCGCCCTGAATCGCACCAGCGAGGCTGAAGCCGCGTTCCGCCGATCGATTGCGGTGAATCCCGACTACGGGGATGCGCACGTGAATCTCGCGGCGATGCTCCTGTCAAAGGGCCGGGCGAAGGAAGCCATTCCGCATTTCGAGCGAGCCGTGGCGCTCAACCCAGGCTCGGCGGGGATGCACAGCAATCTGGGTGGCGCGCTGGCCTCCATCGGGCGCTACCAGGAAGCCATGGTCGAGATCAGGCGCGCGCTCGATCTGGATCCCAATCACGCTCCAGCGCTCGATAACCTCAGGCGCCTGCAGCGGATGGGCATCCGCTGAAGCGGCGTGTTACGATCCGCCCGTTCACATCAATCAGGAGTTCTCATGCGCACTGTGCAGCGATTTGTCTTGTGTGGGGCCGTTTTCGCGTTTGTTGCCTTCGGCTTGCGTGCGGAAACGGGCGCCCGTGAGGCGGCTGACGCGGCCATGGGCTTTGGCGGCGCCGTGATTGTCGGCGACGGCGAAGTGTTCGTGGGCGAGGCGGCCAACCAGTTCCGGCCCGGACTGGTCTACGTGTACCGAAAGGCGGGCACAGGCTGGCAGGAGGCCGCGGTGCTGCGCAAGCCTGACGCCGCAGTGGGCGACCGCTTTGGATCTTCACTGGCACTGGACGGTTCCCGGCTCTTTGTCGGCGCCGGGCCTGCGGCCGTGCATCTGTTTGAAAAGCGATCGGGCGCATGGACGCACTCGGGCGTCATTGCGAACTCGGCTGTCACCGGCGCCGAAGGCGTGCAGTTTTCCGCGATCGGCGCTGCGGGCGACTGGTTGTTCGTGGGCCAGCAGGTGATGCTGGGCGGGCGCCGAGGCGGTGGTCCCGGTGCGGCCGCAACAGCGGCGCCGGCACTGCCTGCCGGGAAGGTCTTCGCCTTCAAACGCGGGGCCGACGGGCAGTACGCGTTTGTCTCCACCCTGACTGCGCCGGATCAGCCGGCCGGTGACGGCTTCGGCGCATCCATCGCCATGTCGGCGTCCTCGGCGCTGATTGGCGCAGTGGGGCAGAACAACCGCGCCGGCCTGGTGCATGAGTTTGAGCTTGATGCGGCAGGCGCGTGGACGCGCGCACGCAGCTTTACGCCTCAAGGCGCGGGACCGGCGGACATGTTCGGCACCAGCATCAACTTCAACGGCCAGCAGGCCGTGGTCACTGCGCCTGGCGATGCCGGCGGGTACGGCGCCGCCTACGTGTGGATGAAAGTGCAGCAGGCCGCTCGAGGCGGCGGTGCCGGTGCGGCCGGCCAGACGCCGCCGGCCGGCGGCAACTTCGTCTGGGCGGAACAGGCGCGCCTGACGCAGTCGGTGGGAAGCCGCGCCAATGGGTTTGCCAGCGCTGTAGCCGCTGACGATACACAGGTGTGGGTGACCGCCCCACGCGCGGGAGGCGCCGGCGCCGTGGCCGTGTTCACGCGCGACGCCGCGACAAACACCATCGCCGGGCCCAACATGCTGGTGCCCGCCAATATGGCGCCCAGTGCCAACGCCGGCCAATCGGTATCGCTTCGTGGCAGCGTGGCGGCCATCGGCGCCACTGGTGTGGGATACGGCGGCGGCGCCGTGATCATCTACGAGCGCGACGCGAGCGGGGCTTGGGCGGCGCAGCCGATGCTGTCGCCCGCGCTCGACGAATTGCCGGCGCTCCTCGGTGAGGAACGCAAGTGCAACACCCAGGGCAAGGTGGAAGTGTTTGATTGCGCCAGCACCGAACTGACGGCCTTCCTGCCGCCATCGAAGCTGACGCATGACGGCCACTACATCCAGATGAACGACATCTGGGGATGGACCGATTCCCGGACCGGCAAGGAGTGGGCTCTCGTGGGCCGTCGCGACGGTTCGACGTTCGTGGACATGAGCAACGGCACCCGGCCGATCGCGGTGGCCGATCTGCCCCTGACCGACGGTGCGCGACCCGCCGCATGGCGCGACATCAAGATCTACAAAGACCACGCCTACATCGTGTCTGACGGCGCGGGTCCCCACGGCATGCAGGTGTTCGACCTCACCCGGTTGCGCACGCTCAAGCCGCAGGCCAATGGTCAGCCGGTCAAAGTTGAGTACGACTACCTCTACAAGGAAATCGCCAGCGCCCACAACATCGTCATCAACGAAGACAGCGGTTACGCGTATTCCGTGGGCTCAAGCGCGGGCGGCACCACCTGTGGCGGTGGTCTCCACATGATCGATATCCGCGAGCCGAAGTTGCCGAAGTTCGCCGGTTGTTTCGCTGACAACCAGACCGGTCGCGCCGGTACGGGTTACTCCCACGACGCGCAGTGTGTCACCTACAAGGGCCCGGACAAGCGCTACAAGGGCCGCGAGATCTGTATCGGGTCGAACGAAAACACGATCTCGATCGCCGATGTGACCGACAAGGCGAATCCGAAGGCGCTGTCTCGCGCCGGGTATCCCAACGTGGCGTACGCCCATCAAGGCTGGTTGACCGACGACCACACGTACTACTACCTGAATGACGAGGGCGATGAGACCGGCGGGCTTGTCACAAAAACCCGGACTCTGGTCTGGAACCTGACCGACCTTGAGAATCCGAAGCTCGCAAAGGAACACATGGGCGTAGAGGCGGCGTCCGATCACAACCTCTACATCCAGGGCGACTACATGTACCAGGCCAACTACCGCTCGGGCCTGCGCATCCTCAACATCAAGGACCGCGAGAATCCCAGAGAAGTGGCGTACTTCGACACCGCACCCTACACCGATAACGGCGCGGGCTTTAACGGGGCCTGGAGCGTCTTTCCGTTCTTCAAGAGCGGCATCATCATCGTGAACAGCATCGAACAGGGGCTGTTCCTGGTGCGACCCACCGACCGTCCCGTCCGCCGTTAGGAGAGTCGTCATGCCCTCGCTTCGTGTTTTTGTGCGCATCACGTGCGCGCTTGTCCTGGCTATCACTGCCGGTGTGTCTTCACGCGCCTCGGTTCCCGATCAGACGACAGGCCCTCTCTACGTTTGTGTGCAGGACGACGCGAAAATCGCGATTGTGGATATGGCGGCAGGCAAGGTCATCCGGATGATCGACCTGCAGGCGCTCGGGTACCCGGCCACCGCCAAACCTCATTACATCGTGGTGGAGCCGGACGGCGCGCACTGGTACGTGTCGCTCATCGGCGCAAACCGAGTGGTGAAGTTCAATCGTGCGGGCACGCCGGTGGCGCACTTCGAGATGGAGACGCCGGGCATGTTGTCACTGGCCGGCACCAATCAGTTGGTGGTCAGCCGGTCGATGAGCGCGGTGAACCCTCCCAAGCGAGTAGCCGTGATCGATCGCGCCACGATGACAGGTTCGGAAATCGACATCCTCTTTCCGCGGCCGCATCCAGTGGCTGTGGCCGGAGGATATGCCTATACGGCGAGCCTGGGTGTGAATCAGCTGGCCGCAATCGCGCTGGCCGATGAGAAGGTGGGGATCGTGGACGTGACCGGTCCCACGCACGGCTTCGTGCAGTTTGCGGTGTCGCCCGATCGACGGACCCTGGTGGCATCGACGGAAGTCTCAGGCCAGTTGATGGTGTTCGACCTGGTGTCACCCGCAGCCCCTGTGCTCAAGGCGTCTGTGCCCCTCGGCAAGATGGTGTTTGATCCGGTGTTCACGCCGGACGGCAAGTTTGTGTGGGTGCCGGTCAAGATGGCCAACGAAATCGCCATCGTTGATGCCAGTACGTGGGCCGTGGTGGCGCGCGTGACCGATCCGGCGTTCATGCAGCCGCATCAGGTGGTGTTTTCCGCTGACGGGCGCACCGCGTTTGTGACCAATAACAACAAGATGGATCACATGGCCGACCCAGCCCATGCCGGCCACGTCATGCCCGGCGCCGATGGCACCGCCGCACTCGTGGTGATGGACGTGGCCACACGGAAGGTCACCAAGACCCTTCCGCTCGGCAAGAACCTGACGGGCATGGGGCGGTAGGGCCTGATGCTGGGACGCCGGCGTGTGGTGGCGACGGCGGTCGTCGTAACTGCGGTTCTGACTCCGCTCGCCGTGTGGTCGCAGTCGGCGGCGCCGGTGCCGTCCATCGCGGGCGTCCGGTTCGAGCGCGCCGTGGCGCCATTCCCGGTGGCGCGCGCCGATGGCGCAGCGCATGCGCTGCCGTTCCTGGGTGGCCTTGATGTGCCGCGGCCGCAGTTCACCGACATTGACGGCGACGGTGACGCGGACCTCTTCCTCCAGGAGTACTCGAACAGCTTGTGGTTTTTCGAGAACACCGGTTCTGCCGGCGCGCCCCGGTATGAGTGGCGGACGGATCGCTTTCAGGACATCGACACCGCCGAGTGGTTCCGTTTCATTGACCTCGATAACGATGGCGTGATCGATTTGCTGTCCGAATCGCCGGTCAGTCGCATTCGCCACTATCGCAACACAGGAACAAAGAAGGCGCCGGCGTTTACGCTTGTGGGAGAGTTGCGTGACGGCACCGGCGCGCCGATGTTCATGGATCGCCAGAACATTCCCGCACTGGCCGACATCGATTGTGACGGCCGCCTCGACATGCTGGTGGGACGCGTCGAAGGCGTGGTGGACCGGTACGAAGCCACCGGACCAGGCGTCGCACAATTTGCG from Acidobacteriota bacterium encodes:
- a CDS encoding tetratricopeptide repeat protein, yielding MSSSRTALAVAALTALTAACGKPTPAPVAVTFNKDIAPIVFANCASCHRPGGVAPFSLLTHAEVAEHADAIAKATREGHMPPWLPAPGQYPIVGDRRLRPEQIDVIQRWAKEGAVEGNAADRPATPSFPDGWELGTPDVILTTDKPYTVRAGADDVYRNLVFRTPLTDGVFVRAVEFKTNGAPVHHAVIRVDRTSASRRRDGTDGQPGFDGMALSVLDPDGQFIGWAPGRGPIVSPTTMPWRLERGADVVVELHVIKTDTGSTLQPTVGLFLTTTPPVQRPVTVRLGSKAIDIPAGQSDYLVTDTYELPVAVDLLSVYPHAHFLGKEMRAFATLPDGSVKSLLHIEHWDFHWQQDYRYASPISLPRGTKVSMRYTFDNSAANKHNPNTPPKRVQAGPKATDEMAELGLQLLTQSPADALRLVQEFDARYKLANVALGEIRVRAEPDNTEYVGFLGGAYVEVQRFAEGIERLEKAIRLGDRTSGTRNYLGAAMMAQGQAAAAVEHFRRAAALAPSDEVMHYNLGTALSALNRTSEAEAAFRRSIAVNPDYGDAHVNLAAMLLSKGRAKEAIPHFERAVALNPGSAGMHSNLGGALASIGRYQEAMVEIRRALDLDPNHAPALDNLRRLQRMGIR
- a CDS encoding choice-of-anchor B family protein, with product MRTVQRFVLCGAVFAFVAFGLRAETGAREAADAAMGFGGAVIVGDGEVFVGEAANQFRPGLVYVYRKAGTGWQEAAVLRKPDAAVGDRFGSSLALDGSRLFVGAGPAAVHLFEKRSGAWTHSGVIANSAVTGAEGVQFSAIGAAGDWLFVGQQVMLGGRRGGGPGAAATAAPALPAGKVFAFKRGADGQYAFVSTLTAPDQPAGDGFGASIAMSASSALIGAVGQNNRAGLVHEFELDAAGAWTRARSFTPQGAGPADMFGTSINFNGQQAVVTAPGDAGGYGAAYVWMKVQQAARGGGAGAAGQTPPAGGNFVWAEQARLTQSVGSRANGFASAVAADDTQVWVTAPRAGGAGAVAVFTRDAATNTIAGPNMLVPANMAPSANAGQSVSLRGSVAAIGATGVGYGGGAVIIYERDASGAWAAQPMLSPALDELPALLGEERKCNTQGKVEVFDCASTELTAFLPPSKLTHDGHYIQMNDIWGWTDSRTGKEWALVGRRDGSTFVDMSNGTRPIAVADLPLTDGARPAAWRDIKIYKDHAYIVSDGAGPHGMQVFDLTRLRTLKPQANGQPVKVEYDYLYKEIASAHNIVINEDSGYAYSVGSSAGGTTCGGGLHMIDIREPKLPKFAGCFADNQTGRAGTGYSHDAQCVTYKGPDKRYKGREICIGSNENTISIADVTDKANPKALSRAGYPNVAYAHQGWLTDDHTYYYLNDEGDETGGLVTKTRTLVWNLTDLENPKLAKEHMGVEAASDHNLYIQGDYMYQANYRSGLRILNIKDRENPREVAYFDTAPYTDNGAGFNGAWSVFPFFKSGIIIVNSIEQGLFLVRPTDRPVRR